One Salvelinus fontinalis isolate EN_2023a chromosome 11, ASM2944872v1, whole genome shotgun sequence DNA window includes the following coding sequences:
- the lepb gene encoding leptin b: MHVSVVLLCLGLVVSVSVCHPQRGRPLNGDVQMRNNIKLLAMITVVHIKNYLTEFDIPAEMEFNPMNPPIEGLASIWVHLGGLEESLQDSRCGQVYEDLSSMRGWVHSLSQALGCPDLAKPGGEALKTVYQSLVEGQRYMEKISLNLDRLKIC, from the exons ATGCATGTCTCTGTGGTCCTTCTCTGCCTGGGCCTGgtggtgtctgtgtctgtgtgtcacccTCAACGCGGTCGGCCCCTCAACGGGGACGTCCAGATGAGGAACAACATCAAGTTGCTGGCCATGATCACTGTGGTCCACATAAAGAATTATCTGACcgag TTCGACATTCCCGCGGAGATGGAGTTCAACCCCATGAACCCCCCCATCGAAGGCCTGGCCTCCATCTGGGTCCACCTGGGGGGCCTGGAGGAGAGTCTgcaagacagcaggtgtggtcAGGTGTATGAGGACTTGTCCAGCATGCGGGGGTGGGTGCACTCCTTGTCCCAGGCCCTGGGCTGCCCTGATCTGGCCAAGCCTGGCGGAGAGGCCCTGAAGACGGTCTATCAGAGCCTGGTGGAGGGGCAGAGGTACATGGAGAAGATCAGTCTCAACCTGGACAGGCTCAAGATCTGCTGA